In the genome of Drosophila subpulchrella strain 33 F10 #4 breed RU33 chromosome 2L, RU_Dsub_v1.1 Primary Assembly, whole genome shotgun sequence, one region contains:
- the LOC119546397 gene encoding mediator of RNA polymerase II transcription subunit 22 has product MANTPQAKNALLMSFKSQLSSDVRSMLVNFEEILKMACRDRNGQIQETTQYEIDALEMQLRAANVVRAADSLMKLVNDLKEYHILYDFPGIDEEIKKNCELIQAKTLEYDEKIGKLAQDMADELVALEEEFYEYGSRNLD; this is encoded by the coding sequence ATGGCAAACACCCCGCAGGCGAAGAATGCCCTCCTGATGTCCTTCAAGTCCCAGTTGTCATCCGACGTTCGCAGCATGTTGGTAAACTTTGAAGAAATCCTGAAGATGGCTTGCAGGGATAGAAACGGTCAAATTCAGGAAACCACTCAGTACGAAATTGATGCTCTGGAAATGCAGCTGCGTGCCGCCAATGTGGTCCGTGCTGCAGATTCCCTGATGAAGCTAGTGAACGACCTCAAGGAATACCACATTCTGTATGATTTCCCGGGCATCGACGAGGAAATCAAGAAGAACTGTGAACTAATACAGGCCAAGACACTCGAGTATGACGAAAAGATAGGCAAATTGGCCCAAGATATGGCCGATGAACTGGTTGCCCTGGAGGAGGAGTTCTATGAGTACGGCAGCCGCAACTTGGATTAG